The proteins below are encoded in one region of Vespa velutina chromosome 11, iVesVel2.1, whole genome shotgun sequence:
- the LOC124952758 gene encoding heparan sulfate glucosamine 3-O-sulfotransferase 5-like, whose protein sequence is MQMPNKARPRREWSTLSPIDVLWMPRSAMRPAEGDTSDCILVVGISRPKMAAAFLSVALLSLFLTFHVLYDSAVYSLHAASAVEGRAVELVSQVRATPPLLFSSKVHYPRTSRHLPQAIIIGVRKCGTRALLEMLYLHPQIQKASGEVHFFDRDDNYGKGLEWYRRKMPYSFKGQITIEKSPSYFVTPEVPERIRAMNASVKLLLIVREPVTRAISDYTQLRIHAATASTLISNSNNNNNNNNNNNNNNNNNNINSNGTSSSRNNFINNQLSQQVQATRTFEELVIRPDGTINESYRPVAISLYHTYMHRWLEVFTREQILVVNGDQLIEDPVPQLRRIENFLGLEPRIGRHNFYFNHTKGFYCLRNETSEKCLRESKGRRHPRVSPVVVTKLRRFFNEHNQRFYELVGEDLGWPEE, encoded by the exons GTGGATGCCCCGCTCCGCCATGAGGCCGGCCGAGGGCGACACGTCGGATTGCATATTAGTTGTCGGTATTTCAAGGCCAAAGATGGCCGCGGCATTTCTCTCGGTCGCCCTATTGTCCCTCTTCCTAACATTCCACGTACTTTATGACAGCGCAGTTTACAGTTTACACGCAGCCTCGGCAGTAGAAGGACGTGCGGTTGAATTGGTATCCCAGGTTCGTGCAACCCCACCACTTTTGTTCTCCAGTAAGGTCCATTATCCGCGTACGAGCCGTCATTTACCACAAGCTATCATTATTGGCGTGAGGAAATGTGGAACGAGGGCGTTGTTAGAGATGCTTTACCTTCATCCACAAATACAAAAGGCATCCGGCGAGGTACATTTCTTTGATCGTGACGATAATTACGGGAAGGGACTCGAATGGTATCGTAGGAAAATGCCCTATTCCTTTAAAGGTCAAATTACCATCGAGAAGAGCCCAAGTTATTTCGTTACGCCTGAG GTACCAGAGAGAATACGAGCCATGAACGCCAGCgtaaagttattattgatCGTGAGAGAACCCGTTACCAGAGCCATATCGGATTACACTCAATTACGTATCCATGCTGCTACTGCTTCGACCTTGATTAGCAAcagcaataacaacaataataataataataacaataacaacaataacaacaataacaacatcAACAGCAATGGCACCTCGTCGTCACGTAACAACTTTATCAACAATCAACTATCCCAACAAGTTCAGGCAACCCGTACCTTCGAGGAATTGGTGATACGTCCTGATGGTACCATCAACGAATCCTACAGGCCAGTCGCCATTTCGCTCTATCACACTTATATGCACCGTTGGTTAGAGGTATTTACAAGAGAACAAATATTGGTTGTGAACGGTGATCAATTGATCGAAGATCCAGTTCCGCAATTGAGAAGGATCGAGAATTTTCTAGGTTTAGAGCCGAGAATAGGTAGGCACAATTTTTACTTCAATCACACTAAGGGCTTCTATTGTCTAAGAAACGAAACGTCGGAAAAATGTTTGAGAGAGAGCAAAGGTCGTAGACATCCAAGAGTCAGTCCGGTTGTTGTCACCAAACTTAGAAGGTTCTTCAACGAACATAATCAACGCTTTTACGAACTCGTTGGCGAAGATCTCGGCTGGCCCGAGGAATAG